The following proteins are co-located in the Sulfitobacter guttiformis genome:
- a CDS encoding C40 family peptidase translates to MTHPRLTPDPDFSGLNEDAQIGRGVVNLLRKPNGARDRQLLLGAEVKVLWRHEGWAYVQSAADGYCGFVGIASLSKPQKLTHKVSAPASHGYQNAAFKSIDRSAMSHGSLLAALDEKDGFIQTTHGFVPLQHITAIDDFADDPADIASLFAGTPYLWGGNSRWGIDCSGLVQAACAACGIPCSGDSDMQEAALGTLIEDESHPQRNDLLFWKGHVALVWDEETLIHANAHAMAVVFEPIQEAIDRIAQSDGAITSHRRLPSRG, encoded by the coding sequence ATGACCCACCCCCGACTGACCCCCGATCCCGACTTTTCCGGCCTGAACGAAGACGCCCAGATCGGGCGCGGGGTGGTGAACCTGCTGCGGAAACCGAACGGGGCACGTGATCGCCAGCTGCTGCTGGGTGCCGAAGTGAAAGTTTTGTGGCGGCATGAAGGCTGGGCATATGTTCAATCCGCTGCTGACGGTTATTGCGGATTTGTCGGCATCGCCTCCTTGAGCAAGCCGCAAAAGCTGACCCATAAAGTCAGCGCACCGGCAAGCCACGGGTATCAAAATGCGGCGTTCAAATCCATCGACCGCAGCGCGATGAGCCACGGTAGTCTGCTCGCAGCACTCGACGAGAAAGATGGATTTATCCAGACCACGCACGGTTTCGTTCCGCTCCAGCATATCACCGCAATTGACGACTTTGCCGATGATCCAGCCGACATTGCATCGCTCTTCGCGGGAACGCCGTATTTGTGGGGCGGAAACAGCAGGTGGGGCATTGACTGTTCGGGTTTGGTTCAGGCGGCCTGTGCGGCCTGCGGCATCCCCTGCAGCGGGGACAGTGATATGCAGGAAGCTGCACTCGGCACATTGATCGAGGACGAATCACATCCACAGCGCAATGATTTGCTATTTTGGAAAGGGCATGTAGCACTGGTATGGGATGAGGAGACGCTTATCCATGCCAATGCGCACGCTATGGCCGTCGTGTTCGAGCCTATTCAAGAGGCGATCGACCGCATCGCGCAGAGTGATGGCGCAATAACCTCACACCGCAGACTGCCAAGCCGCGGATGA